One part of the Candidatus Borreliella tachyglossi genome encodes these proteins:
- a CDS encoding LptA/OstA family protein, with protein sequence MRSIIVFLVFISLFSGYAQEKKQSREAKELKSIDSSKKNEFTFRADFSHGIMSSLYKRIVLKGNPEVISSDFKLRADEIEIYGEESSYIEARGNVYYEDYKNKMNVKAQFLFFNRRLDNFYLEKGVELEDLENELVVKAERIEGGHKTNIYIMQYSVKIYKGDTFARAENGIYNKDEKEIVLEGVPMIYQDDNYYSASRIIFNTETNKYNLEGSVEGKFTQMEEDVSGEEK encoded by the coding sequence ATGAGAAGTATTATTGTTTTTTTAGTTTTTATTTCTTTGTTTAGTGGCTATGCGCAAGAGAAGAAGCAATCTCGTGAGGCTAAGGAATTGAAATCTATAGACAGTTCAAAGAAGAATGAATTTACTTTTAGAGCGGATTTTTCTCATGGGATTATGTCTTCCCTTTATAAGAGGATTGTTTTAAAGGGAAATCCTGAAGTGATTTCATCTGATTTTAAGCTTAGGGCTGATGAAATTGAAATTTATGGCGAGGAGAGTTCTTATATTGAAGCTCGTGGTAATGTCTATTATGAGGATTATAAGAACAAAATGAATGTTAAGGCGCAATTTTTATTTTTTAATAGAAGGTTAGATAATTTTTATCTTGAAAAAGGCGTTGAGCTTGAAGATTTGGAAAATGAGCTTGTTGTTAAGGCCGAAAGGATTGAAGGTGGTCATAAGACAAATATTTATATTATGCAGTACTCTGTTAAAATATATAAGGGTGATACTTTTGCAAGGGCCGAGAATGGAATTTATAACAAGGACGAAAAAGAGATCGTTCTTGAAGGCGTTCCGATGATTTATCAAGATGATAATTATTATTCTGCTTCAAGGATAATTTTTAATACAGAGACTAATAAATATAATCTTGAAGGAAGTGTGGAGGGTAAGTTTACTCAAATGGAGGAAGATGTTTCTGGGGAAGAAAAATAA
- a CDS encoding nucleoside-diphosphate kinase, whose translation MSTLIQKTLCIIKPDGVRRGLIGSVISRFERAGLKIVATKMILVDREKAEAHYLYNDIAIRHGEFVWESLIDFIMSSPVFVFVIEGVESIEVVRKLCGPTEPKAASPGTIRGDFSYHSFNYANEKKFSIYNVIHASANVADALREIPIWFKEDEILTYKRDDYLEHYYG comes from the coding sequence ATGTCTACTTTAATACAGAAAACTTTATGTATTATTAAGCCTGATGGTGTTAGACGAGGTTTGATTGGTAGTGTGATTTCTAGGTTTGAAAGAGCAGGTTTGAAAATAGTGGCAACTAAAATGATTTTAGTTGATAGGGAAAAGGCCGAGGCTCATTATTTGTATAATGATATTGCCATAAGACATGGCGAGTTTGTTTGGGAGTCTTTAATTGATTTTATAATGAGTTCGCCAGTTTTTGTATTTGTAATTGAGGGTGTTGAATCTATTGAAGTTGTTCGAAAACTCTGTGGTCCTACAGAGCCAAAAGCGGCTTCTCCTGGGACGATAAGAGGTGATTTTTCTTATCATAGTTTTAACTATGCGAATGAGAAAAAGTTTTCAATTTATAATGTAATTCATGCTTCTGCTAATGTTGCGGATGCCCTTCGTGAGATACCGATTTGGTTTAAAGAAGATGAAATTTTGACTTATAAAAGAGACGATTACCTGGAGCATTATTATGGTTGA
- the dnaX gene encoding DNA polymerase III subunit gamma/tau, with protein sequence MISSRGTAIKRRPRDFNSLEGQDFVVETLKHSIENNKIANAYIFSGPRGVGKTSSARALSRCLNCKVGPTITPCGMCPSCKSIDNDSSLDVIEIDGASNTSVQDVRQIKEEIMFPPASSKYRIYIIDEVHMLSNSAFNALLKTIEEPPSYIVFIFATTEVHKVPDTIKSRCQHFNFRLLPLNKIYEMLKSICLEDNIKHEDEALRWIAYKSGGSVRDSYTLFDQIVSFSNADIKLEQIRFKMGLTSDEFLEKLALSILNEDLRELIHVLDNALLTGISCEQFLLDAIEFFREILFLKLDIKNLTFIGVKSENLREKLLSFDLNHVERSISVLLETYRDLQFSVNPKYELEINFIKILRLKNYVPNHILINQIQDIEDKVCGEVNFNVNDTDLKQELEYAPSEEFSSDKIETTLQTEIGASTNLERDEIDEIFIETADSSNKAEENNKIKERFVYFVSKYVQTLMYSGEILIDNGVLYYKVFSVFEYNQLQAYQNEIRVEFCEEFPRLNVIFLKSFKGSNDELENGVMRVKNIFGASEIKE encoded by the coding sequence ATGATATCTTCAAGAGGTACCGCTATTAAGAGGCGTCCCAGAGATTTTAATTCTCTTGAGGGACAGGATTTTGTTGTTGAAACCCTAAAACATTCAATAGAAAATAATAAAATAGCAAATGCGTATATATTTTCAGGTCCACGGGGCGTTGGAAAAACTTCTTCTGCAAGGGCTTTATCAAGGTGTTTAAATTGCAAGGTGGGACCAACAATTACGCCTTGTGGGATGTGTCCTAGTTGTAAATCTATTGATAATGACAGTAGTCTTGATGTTATTGAAATTGATGGTGCCTCAAACACCTCTGTACAAGATGTTAGGCAGATTAAAGAAGAAATAATGTTTCCCCCCGCTAGTTCAAAATATAGGATTTATATTATTGATGAAGTTCATATGCTTTCAAATTCTGCTTTTAATGCTCTTTTAAAGACAATTGAAGAGCCTCCGAGTTATATTGTTTTTATTTTTGCTACTACAGAAGTACACAAGGTTCCAGATACAATAAAGAGTAGATGCCAACATTTTAATTTTAGACTTTTGCCCTTAAATAAGATTTATGAGATGTTAAAGAGCATTTGCCTTGAAGATAACATTAAACATGAAGATGAAGCTTTAAGGTGGATCGCTTATAAAAGTGGAGGGAGTGTTAGAGATTCTTATACTCTGTTTGATCAAATTGTTTCGTTTAGTAATGCTGACATAAAACTTGAACAAATAAGATTTAAGATGGGATTGACCAGTGATGAATTTTTAGAAAAATTAGCATTAAGCATTCTTAATGAGGATTTAAGGGAATTAATTCATGTCCTAGATAATGCTCTTTTAACGGGAATTTCATGTGAGCAATTTCTTCTTGATGCGATTGAATTTTTTAGAGAAATATTATTTTTAAAATTAGATATTAAAAATCTTACTTTTATTGGGGTTAAATCTGAGAATTTAAGAGAAAAATTATTAAGCTTTGATTTAAATCATGTTGAGAGAAGTATCAGCGTATTGCTTGAAACTTATAGGGATTTACAGTTTTCAGTGAATCCTAAGTATGAACTTGAGATTAATTTTATTAAGATACTTAGACTTAAAAATTATGTTCCAAATCATATTTTGATTAACCAAATTCAGGATATTGAGGATAAAGTATGCGGTGAGGTTAATTTTAATGTGAATGACACAGATTTAAAACAAGAATTAGAATATGCTCCCTCAGAAGAATTTAGTTCGGATAAAATTGAAACTACCTTGCAGACTGAGATTGGAGCATCTACGAATTTAGAGCGTGATGAGATTGATGAGATTTTTATAGAGACAGCAGATAGTTCTAATAAGGCAGAAGAGAATAATAAAATTAAGGAAAGGTTTGTTTATTTCGTATCTAAATATGTTCAAACTTTAATGTATTCAGGAGAGATTTTGATTGACAATGGCGTGCTTTATTATAAGGTTTTTAGTGTATTTGAGTATAATCAGCTTCAGGCTTATCAGAATGAAATAAGGGTTGAATTTTGTGAGGAGTTTCCTAGATTGAATGTTATATTCTTAAAATCTTTTAAAGGCAGTAATGATGAGCTTGAGAATGGGGTAATGAGGGTCAAAAACATTTTTGGAGCAAGTGAGATAAAGGAGTAG
- a CDS encoding Nif3-like dinuclear metal center hexameric protein yields the protein MNVKDLSSKLDKIFKVKDYEGIDKSLNGLQVGDLGFEIKKVAFAVDASMMTLQEAKEYDFLITHHGIFWSKSERIVSVIYEKVKCLIDNKLALYSAHLPMDAHPVYSHSKVLSDFLGFKSPIPFANYRGVNLGIISIADCNFSEILKKIEAHNKHILYYKRFKEPVRKVAIVSGSGYSFFEEALEHGVDLFITGDTSHQIYSLAEECSVNLIFAGHYFTETFGLIKLMEYFKNQKELEVNFILRDTNL from the coding sequence TTGAATGTTAAAGACTTATCATCCAAGTTGGATAAAATATTTAAGGTAAAGGATTATGAGGGTATTGATAAGAGTCTTAATGGGCTCCAGGTAGGCGATTTAGGATTTGAGATTAAAAAGGTTGCCTTTGCCGTTGATGCTAGTATGATGACCTTGCAGGAAGCTAAGGAATATGATTTTTTGATAACTCATCATGGTATTTTTTGGTCGAAATCAGAGAGGATTGTTTCTGTAATCTATGAAAAAGTTAAATGTCTTATTGATAATAAGTTAGCTCTTTATTCTGCTCATTTACCAATGGATGCACATCCTGTTTATTCTCATAGCAAGGTATTGTCCGATTTTCTTGGTTTTAAGAGTCCCATTCCTTTTGCAAATTATAGAGGCGTTAATTTAGGTATTATTTCTATTGCCGATTGTAATTTTTCTGAAATTTTGAAAAAAATTGAGGCTCATAATAAACATATTCTTTATTACAAAAGATTTAAGGAGCCTGTTAGAAAGGTAGCAATTGTTAGTGGTTCTGGATATTCTTTTTTTGAAGAAGCCTTGGAACATGGCGTTGATTTATTTATAACAGGGGATACTTCTCATCAAATATATTCTTTAGCAGAGGAGTGTAGTGTAAACTTAATATTTGCTGGTCATTATTTTACTGAAACATTTGGTTTAATAAAATTAATGGAATATTTTAAGAACCAGAAAGAATTAGAGGTTAATTTTATTTTAAGAGATACTAATTTATAA
- the murA gene encoding UDP-N-acetylglucosamine 1-carboxyvinyltransferase yields MYSYLVEGGFKIGGKITASGNKNAALPCITAALLTDEEVILENIPNIKDVEVVLSILKDIGAEVVREDGIVKIKVLNITKTEMNSSLTDLIRASILFVGPILARCGKIDLAPPGGDVIGKRRLDTHFYGLGKLGARLIDSKRIVLEVDKLIGATMFLDEASVTATESIVMAAVLAFGETVIMNAACEPHVQDLCNMLNSMGANITGIGSNIIKIIGVRKLSGTRFQIGADFMQVGSLVSLSALTGGELEVNRADPQHFTLIRHVYAKLGINFECDEENIYVKGKQDLKVRLDFGGHIPKIDDGPWPAFPTDLMSIMIVTATQVSGTVLVFEKMFESRLFFVDKLIKMGAQIVLCDPHRAVITGKTLLKGDVLSSPDVRAGMSLLIAALCAQGESRIQNVYQIERGYEEVVDKLTSLGAKIKRVREK; encoded by the coding sequence ATGTATAGCTATCTTGTAGAGGGTGGTTTTAAAATAGGTGGAAAAATAACAGCTAGTGGCAATAAGAATGCGGCTTTGCCTTGTATTACAGCAGCACTACTTACAGATGAAGAGGTTATTTTGGAAAATATTCCAAATATTAAGGATGTAGAAGTTGTCCTTAGTATTTTAAAGGACATAGGCGCTGAAGTTGTAAGGGAAGATGGTATTGTTAAAATTAAGGTTTTAAATATTACTAAAACTGAGATGAATTCTTCCTTAACGGATTTAATTAGAGCTTCTATTTTGTTTGTGGGTCCTATTCTTGCTAGATGTGGCAAGATTGATCTTGCGCCTCCTGGTGGGGATGTCATTGGGAAAAGGCGCCTTGATACTCATTTTTATGGACTTGGTAAGCTTGGTGCTAGATTAATAGATAGCAAACGGATTGTTTTAGAAGTGGATAAATTGATTGGAGCTACAATGTTTTTAGATGAAGCATCAGTTACTGCTACTGAAAGTATTGTTATGGCTGCTGTTCTTGCTTTTGGTGAGACCGTGATAATGAATGCTGCATGTGAACCGCATGTACAGGATTTGTGTAATATGTTGAATTCTATGGGTGCTAATATTACGGGCATTGGTTCTAACATTATTAAAATAATAGGTGTTAGAAAATTGAGTGGGACTAGGTTTCAAATAGGGGCTGATTTTATGCAGGTAGGATCTCTGGTTAGCCTTTCTGCATTGACAGGGGGTGAACTTGAGGTTAACAGAGCTGATCCTCAACATTTTACTTTAATAAGGCATGTATATGCAAAACTTGGCATTAATTTTGAGTGTGACGAAGAAAATATATACGTTAAGGGAAAGCAAGATTTAAAGGTAAGATTAGATTTTGGAGGACATATTCCTAAGATTGATGACGGTCCGTGGCCAGCTTTTCCAACAGATCTTATGAGTATAATGATAGTAACTGCTACTCAAGTTAGCGGAACTGTTCTTGTTTTTGAAAAAATGTTTGAATCGAGATTGTTTTTTGTAGATAAGCTTATAAAAATGGGTGCTCAGATTGTTCTTTGTGATCCCCATCGTGCGGTAATTACAGGAAAAACACTTCTTAAGGGAGATGTTTTATCTTCTCCTGACGTTAGGGCTGGTATGTCTTTACTTATTGCAGCTCTTTGTGCTCAGGGGGAAAGTAGAATTCAAAATGTTTATCAGATTGAGAGAGGATATGAGGAAGTTGTCGATAAATTAACTAGCTTGGGAGCAAAAATCAAGCGAGTGAGAGAAAAATAG
- the pgeF gene encoding peptidoglycan editing factor PgeF has translation MRIIERKLYYEFELDSSIKLIYTKKPFDLDVKDIDNNNLSFIPKDKKIKYLKQLHTNIVYKVSDDFVNFQEGDGLVSSSCNVALLAYYADCLPIYFFDKSKKYIGLAHSGYKGSFKLIILKMLLIFEEMGSDFGDLKVFFGPYNRSCCYEVSAEFLAEINSKFSNKLLDISFYKKDDKIYFDNVNFNLGLISNFNLDIEDSGLCTYCSHKLYSHRRLKGKRSYALIWRV, from the coding sequence GTGAGAATAATAGAGAGGAAACTTTACTATGAGTTTGAATTAGACTCTAGCATTAAGTTAATCTATACTAAAAAACCTTTTGATTTAGATGTGAAAGACATTGATAATAATAATTTAAGTTTTATTCCTAAGGATAAGAAAATAAAATATTTAAAACAATTACATACAAATATTGTTTATAAAGTTTCTGATGATTTTGTTAATTTTCAGGAAGGAGATGGGCTTGTTTCTTCTTCCTGTAATGTTGCTCTTCTTGCTTACTATGCGGATTGTCTGCCAATATATTTTTTTGACAAATCAAAAAAATATATTGGCCTTGCTCACAGTGGGTATAAGGGTAGTTTTAAACTCATTATTTTAAAAATGTTGCTTATATTTGAAGAAATGGGATCAGATTTTGGGGATTTGAAAGTTTTCTTTGGACCTTACAATAGATCATGTTGTTATGAAGTATCTGCAGAGTTTTTGGCAGAAATAAATTCAAAATTTAGCAATAAGTTATTGGATATATCTTTTTATAAAAAGGATGATAAAATATACTTTGATAATGTTAATTTTAATTTAGGTTTGATTTCTAATTTTAATTTAGATATTGAAGATTCAGGTTTGTGTACTTATTGTAGTCACAAGCTTTACTCTCATAGAAGACTTAAGGGTAAAAGAAGTTACGCATTAATTTGGAGAGTTTGA
- a CDS encoding YbaB/EbfC family nucleoid-associated protein, whose amino-acid sequence MSVNPLDFLKNMSNFKDNIDNIKKEISQISVYGRAGSDVVIVEMNGEFLVKKVTVKEEFFSDLDNEALEHMIKAAFNDAISKVKEEIKTKTMGSIPFGI is encoded by the coding sequence ATGTCAGTAAATCCATTAGATTTTTTAAAGAATATGTCAAATTTTAAAGACAATATTGATAATATTAAAAAAGAAATATCTCAAATTAGTGTTTATGGTAGAGCAGGAAGTGATGTTGTCATTGTTGAGATGAATGGTGAGTTTCTTGTCAAGAAAGTTACAGTTAAGGAAGAATTTTTTAGCGATTTAGATAACGAGGCCCTTGAACATATGATAAAAGCGGCTTTCAATGATGCTATTTCTAAGGTTAAGGAAGAGATAAAAACAAAAACAATGGGCTCTATTCCGTTTGGGATTTAA
- the lspA gene encoding signal peptidase II — MNITRIEFVKNCIFISVFVFFDQLSKYFIVQHVEIGSEYLSFFGDFFKIIHVRNTGILFSMGSNIGSSLKSLFFLIIPIIILVFVFYFSLNEKNRMAKISLLLILSGGIGNIIDRLLRPLGVVDFLDVKFFGIFGLQRWPTFNFADSYVVVGITLFIIYDLFAKNKKN, encoded by the coding sequence ATGAATATTACTAGGATTGAGTTTGTTAAGAATTGTATATTTATTTCTGTTTTTGTATTTTTTGATCAACTATCCAAGTATTTCATTGTTCAACATGTTGAGATTGGCTCTGAATATTTATCTTTTTTTGGGGATTTTTTTAAAATAATACATGTTAGAAATACTGGGATTTTGTTCTCAATGGGCTCTAATATTGGATCTAGTTTGAAAAGTCTATTTTTTCTTATAATACCTATTATTATTTTAGTTTTTGTTTTTTATTTTTCTTTAAATGAAAAGAATAGAATGGCCAAGATTTCTCTTTTATTAATTTTATCTGGTGGTATTGGAAATATTATTGATAGACTGCTTAGGCCCTTAGGAGTTGTAGATTTCTTGGATGTAAAATTTTTTGGCATCTTTGGGCTCCAGAGATGGCCAACTTTTAACTTTGCAGACAGTTATGTTGTTGTAGGAATAACTTTATTTATAATTTATGATTTGTTTGCAAAAAACAAAAAGAATTGA
- the recR gene encoding recombination mediator RecR, with protein MIIKDLIDLISKLPGMGKKTAVRMVYDILSNDEEYAKNLGQSLINLHSKIKKCRHCYNFSEKEFCDICTDLNRNKDLICVVETPQDLEVVESTREYDGLYFVLHGHLDPLKDIGPSRLNLDKLEGYVREVGAREVIVATEFSIEGDVTANYISSILNKLDINVTRIASGLPAGGSISSSDKITTLRAFRLRLKI; from the coding sequence TTGATTATAAAGGATTTAATTGATTTAATTTCTAAGTTGCCAGGCATGGGCAAAAAGACAGCAGTACGAATGGTTTATGATATTTTATCTAATGATGAGGAGTATGCAAAAAATCTTGGACAAAGTTTGATTAATCTCCACTCTAAGATAAAGAAGTGTAGGCATTGTTACAACTTTTCTGAGAAGGAATTTTGTGATATTTGTACGGATTTAAATAGAAATAAAGATTTAATTTGTGTTGTAGAAACACCACAAGATTTGGAAGTTGTTGAGTCTACTAGAGAATATGACGGATTGTATTTTGTGCTTCATGGGCATCTTGACCCTTTAAAGGACATCGGGCCTAGTAGGTTAAATCTTGATAAACTGGAAGGATATGTTAGGGAGGTTGGGGCTAGAGAGGTTATTGTTGCTACAGAATTTAGCATTGAAGGGGATGTAACAGCCAATTATATTAGTAGCATTTTGAATAAGTTAGATATTAATGTTACAAGAATAGCATCTGGCCTTCCCGCTGGAGGGAGTATTAGTAGCTCAGACAAAATTACTACCCTTAGGGCTTTTCGTTTGAGGCTTAAAATATAA
- the lptB gene encoding LPS export ABC transporter ATP-binding protein — protein sequence MFLGKKNKIESIKERLSLSTSSDIVLKADSIVKKYGEKVAVNGITIDVHQGEVVGLLGPNGAGKTTTFYTIVGFIRSNGGSVLINNYDVSGLNMYERARIGIVYLPQDASIFRELTVEDNILVALERREDLSQAERKMELVNLLKEFEIKRIQYQKAYTLSGGERRRTEIARALAVNPYFLLLDEPFAGIDPIAIGDIKNIIKILKSKNIGVLITDHNVRDAFDIIDRAYIIYQGQVLDEGNVDYIINSERAKKLYLGEEFRL from the coding sequence ATGTTTCTGGGGAAGAAAAATAAAATAGAATCAATAAAAGAAAGGCTTAGTCTTAGTACTTCTAGTGATATTGTTCTTAAGGCGGATAGTATTGTTAAGAAATATGGCGAGAAAGTGGCTGTTAATGGAATTACTATTGATGTTCACCAAGGTGAGGTTGTAGGTCTTCTTGGGCCAAATGGTGCTGGGAAGACTACAACTTTTTATACTATTGTGGGTTTTATTAGATCTAATGGCGGGAGTGTCTTGATAAATAATTATGATGTTTCTGGTCTTAACATGTATGAGCGGGCACGGATAGGGATTGTGTATTTACCACAGGATGCATCTATTTTTAGGGAGCTTACAGTTGAGGACAATATTTTAGTTGCTCTTGAGAGACGTGAGGATTTATCTCAAGCTGAGCGTAAAATGGAACTTGTCAATCTTCTTAAAGAATTTGAAATAAAGAGAATACAATATCAAAAGGCGTATACTCTCTCTGGTGGGGAGAGAAGGAGAACTGAAATAGCTAGGGCTTTGGCGGTTAATCCATATTTTTTATTACTTGATGAACCTTTTGCAGGCATTGATCCTATAGCTATTGGTGATATAAAAAATATAATAAAAATTTTAAAGAGTAAGAATATTGGCGTTTTAATTACAGATCATAATGTAAGAGATGCTTTTGATATAATAGATAGGGCTTATATTATCTATCAAGGACAGGTACTTGATGAGGGTAATGTTGATTATATTATTAATAGTGAAAGGGCTAAAAAGCTTTATCTTGGAGAAGAGTTTAGATTGTGA
- a CDS encoding YmdB family metallophosphoesterase has protein sequence MALRVLVTGEIVGKPGIIVIKNFLSSFKSRKKIDFVISGNNFTTGLRGLCKRHAFLLKKYGIDVLTLGENAFARSGLGDDLDKYNFILKPLNCPTKLKGYSYFIYNVGGNRLTVIRLVGQTGMTKYKFNSPFFAFDYFYEKIKLHTNNIVVLFDSSTTAEVNAMFFYLKSRVSACLGIGKRILTADLRTLDGAAVITDLGRVGSLNSVIGYVPEFETDKFLKGFLNNRFTESWEGLGFNGAIVEIGDDGRAALVEVVREYINFNDSLQNRNNI, from the coding sequence GTGGCTTTGCGAGTTTTGGTTACTGGGGAGATTGTAGGCAAGCCCGGTATTATTGTAATAAAAAATTTTTTGTCTTCTTTTAAATCAAGAAAGAAAATTGATTTTGTAATATCTGGTAATAATTTTACTACGGGACTTAGAGGACTTTGTAAAAGACATGCATTCTTACTAAAGAAATATGGCATTGATGTCTTAACCTTAGGAGAAAATGCATTTGCAAGATCTGGGCTGGGTGATGATCTTGATAAATATAATTTCATTTTAAAACCTCTCAATTGCCCTACCAAATTGAAAGGTTATTCTTATTTTATTTACAATGTTGGTGGTAACAGGCTTACTGTAATTAGGCTTGTTGGACAAACAGGTATGACAAAATATAAATTTAATAGTCCTTTTTTTGCTTTTGATTATTTTTATGAAAAGATAAAGTTACATACTAATAATATAGTTGTGCTTTTTGATTCAAGCACAACAGCTGAGGTTAATGCTATGTTTTTTTATTTGAAATCTAGAGTTAGTGCTTGTTTGGGTATTGGGAAGAGGATATTGACAGCAGATCTTAGAACCTTAGATGGTGCTGCGGTTATTACTGATCTTGGTAGAGTTGGTAGTTTGAATAGTGTTATTGGATATGTTCCTGAATTTGAGACAGATAAGTTTTTAAAAGGGTTTTTAAATAATCGATTTACTGAATCTTGGGAGGGGCTTGGCTTTAATGGTGCTATAGTTGAAATTGGAGATGATGGTAGGGCTGCATTAGTTGAGGTTGTAAGGGAGTATATCAATTTTAATGATAGTCTCCAGAATAGAAATAATATTTGA